TGGCACCTTCATTGACAAAGATCTGCTCCAGGATACCAGAAACCTGGGGTCGTATTTCTAAATCAATTGTTCCCTGGATCGAAGCAGGAAATTCCTGGTAGGTAGTTTCATTGCTGGAAACTAAACGTATTACAGGCAAAGATGGAGGCGAAGCAGCTTGGTTTTGCTGGTTTTTCCCAGCACATCCTGCCAGGAATATAGCTAAAAGTAATATCAGTAAAGGTTTCATTGTGTTATTAAATTGTTTAACGATGTTAATTTTTGATGAATAAAAAAGATTGTATTTCATTATTTTAAATTGCTGTTATGTAGTATTTCATTCTTCGATGTATTTAATTATACCTCTGATTGCGTCTTTCAGAATACGCTGATTCATCGCTTCATCACGACCTTTATTGACCAGGTTAATAGAGATAAGCCCATGGATTACAGACCAGAAAGTATAATACTTTCTACAGACCAGATTTTCGGTAAAATTTTCAACAGTAATTAGCTTTTCTATGACCTGAAAGAAAAGGTTATCGGTCGCTTCGGCTTCAGCCAATGACTTTTTAAATACACAGACATTCATGTCCACACCATACATGAGTTGATAAAGTGCTTTATTTTTAAATGCGAAATTCCAGTAGGTCTTCCACATTGCTTCAAGCTGCTCTTCAGCTTTATTATGCTCAGCTCGCGCTAACCTGATCTCTGCCGCCAGGCTAATAAATCCTATACGGGTGAGTTCAATCAAAATACCTTCTTTATTTTCAAAATATTCGTAGATGATTGGAGCTGTGTATTCTATCCTGTCAGCAATTTTTCTCATACTTAGCGCATTCCACCCTTCCCTTTTTACGATCTCCAAAGCTGATTCAAGAATGTTAAGTCTCGTTTCATCTTTTTGCCTTGCAATTCTGTCTTTACTTCCCATGAAATCTGGTATTATTTCAATTAATTTTCAATAACTATTCAGACACCAAAAGTATAGGCTGGTATTTAAGGCCATTTATACAAAACAGGGAAAGACAGATACTTTTCCACTATAACCAGCCAAGGACGATGACATCGGCGCAATTCTTTGGATAATGATTGAAATGTCCTGAAAAAACCAAAAAGCATCCTGTCAGGTGTATTAAAGTCCGGGGACCTTTGGAGAAAAAATAATTATGAAAAATCACATTGTTCCTGAGGTCGGAATGCCTCAAATTATTGGCGCAGTTATAATCGCCACTTTGTATATCAGTATATTTTCAATGGTCAGGGAAGAAAACCGGACAAGAATGAATGCGGTAGTACTCGCAGGTGCTGGCGCCGCATATCTAAGCAGTGGTCTTGGACCGTGGGAATTTGTTTTCTGCACCATTATATCGATTGTAGCTTATAAAGGTTTAACCCGAAACTATATGATTGGTATTGGCTGGCTATTACACACTGGCTGGGATCTGGTACATCATTTATATGCTGATGCAATTGTACCTATGGATCCTGCCTCATCTTTTGGATGTATGATATGTGATCCTATAATGGCTATATGGTTTTTCTTTGGTGCACCAGATATATGGGCTGTCCTGCGTAAAAAATTTGGAAGCGGAAAGCTGGAAACATATATTTGAGCTATAAGTCTATGGACGAAGGCGAAAAAATAAACATATATGGTACCAGGGCATTTACTTCAAAGTTTATGCCCCTGGTTGAACAGAATCATTCTATTCGTTATGATTATGACCGGTTTCTAATCATGAGGATAGAAGAGATGTATCCTTATACTAATCACCGTGTGCCTCCCACAAGGTCATTAAACGATATCATCTTATTTATTACCGATGGTGAGGCACAAATGAATATTGGTACTGAATCTTATCTTGCCGTTAAACATAATATATTACATATACCATCCGGACAGATTTTCTCTTTCGAGAAATATGATACCAGTAAATCTACTAATGGATTCTTAATTATCTTTAGTAAGGGCATCCTTTCCGGGGATTACGACAATGCGGGAATACTTTCAGCATCCGGTCTGCTTGATTTTGCAGGCCCCCCTTTGATTAGCCTTGAACAAGAATCTTCCAGTTTTGCTGCTCAATTGCTTGAACGGATATTTAAAGAAAATAATGAAAATGGATTAACCCGTTTGGAAATTATAAGAAGTTATTTTCTGGCTTTTATATTGGAAATCAGAAAGGAAAGCAGTGGTGATACCGTTTTAAAGAAGTCTGCATCAATAAAATTGGTCAAAGACTTCATCAATTTGGTTACCCTGCATGTTAAAAAGAAGAAGCAGGTTAGCGATTATGCCCTGCTTCTTCATATTAGTCCGAACCATTTAAGTAAAGTGATGAAAAAATTCACTAACAAATCTCCAACCAAGTGGATAGATGAAGCTTTAATCCTCGAAGCAAAAGTCCTCCTTTTTCAGACCAACATGAGTATCAATGAAATTTCATTTTCCTTGGGAGTATTTGATCCTTCTTATTTTAGCCGCCTGTTTAAAAGATACGAAGGTATTTCACCTCTCTCGTTCAGAAACGAGATCAGAAAGATCAATTAACACTTATTAATCGGTTCAAAGAGAATCTGTTAATCCAAAAAATTTAATGGCTTCCAGCGGAGCGTCAAAATTACTGCTAGTTTTACCCATTAGCCTTGGAAATCTGAATTTTTGTTGAGGAATAACATGCCCGCCTCCCACAATGGTAATCAATTCAACTGCTGATTTACCTGATGAGTTCCAGCGCTGAAGTTCAACTGATGTCGGATCATTTACTTTATGACTTGGAAAAACCTTATTTTCAGGAGATGCATTCGTCGCGTTACGTTCCACAAAATATTCAGCGGTAGCTTTAGCAGAAATTGCTGTACCAACCTTTTGTATCCCAAACAAAGTTACTGGTCCTCCCAGGTAAGGATTTATTCCATCTTCTGTTCCTGTTACGAGCATAACTCTTGAAGTAGCCCCTTTACCAATAAATGAAAAAGTTTCGGGCGTTGGCAGATTAGCACTTATAGCGCAGATTGCATTCACCATTTCTGGTTTTTCCAATGCCAGCCTGATCGCTACCTGTCCTCCATTGGAGAATCCAAAAATAAATACTTTTTTAGGATCTATATGTTGCTCTTTCCCGAATCTATCGACTAAGGCTTCAATAAAACCCACATCATCAATATTTTCCTTTTTTGCCTCAAAAGGAGAATTTTTGCGCAAGTCATTCCAATTGCCTTTATAACCATCAGGATAAACAACAATAAATCCGTACTGATCGGCTAGTTTATCCAGTTCATAGCCGCTCCATTCTCTCATGCGGACTGAGTTCATGCCTGTACCATGCATTGCAAAAATGATCCCCGGTTTAGCAACCAGCTTTTTTGGGATATAGGTCAGATAATTTCGATCCTGATGACTCACATGGATCTTCCCAGAATGAATCTTTCCGCTTAACTGAGGTTCAGCAGGTACAGGTGAATAAACAAAATAAAAATAAGCTACAGCCCCAAGGAGCAATAGAATTCCGAGTATTAAAAAAATTTTAGTGATCATATGATTAAATTTATGACTACAAATTTATTTACATTTGCTTACCTTTTGATACTAGTAAACAAAAGGTTACCAGTAACCTTATAGTTAGTTATAACAATGGAAAAATCGTGCGAAGGTCCGAACATTACTTCTGAAGATTGCTCAGCGCTAGTTATGGCCGTAGGTGATGCACTTTATGCAGTAGGCGGAAAATGGAAATTAAGAGTGATTATTGGTCTGTCAGGGAGCAATAAAAGATTTAATGAATTAAGACGTATTATTCCAGGCATATCGGCCAGGGTATTGTCTAATGAATTGAAGGAGTTAGAAATGAACGGATTCGTTAAAAGGAATGTTTATGCAGAAGACTCTCCGGTAATGGTGGAATACGAGTTGACCGCTTATAGTTCCAGCTTAAAAGATGTAGTCAAGTCATTAAGTGAATGGGGCATTATGCACCGTGAGCGAATAAAAAAATCACGGACGTAACCGCATCAACCACTAACTAATGGCTTGTCACGAAGATAATCCTTACAATCGAATGAGTAAGCCTGCCCTGAATTAAGCTAAGACTCACTCATTTTTTTTGTTTTTCCTCCTTAACTACCTTTTGCAATAAACCCCGGTACTCCAGTTTTCACCACTGCGTTGAATCTCTGCCTGGTCTGAATACTATTGATTTCATCGAAAGCGTCTTGTGGCAAAAAAGAGATGTCAAAGTTCTCTTGTGCACGGGCCGCAGTCCGGGGTGTAGTCAATAAAGCCGTTCCACGCTGAATTGCCCAGGCCAGCAATACCTGAGCGGGTGTCTTTCCAACCCTTGCAGCAACCGACAAAACAGCCGGATCTTCGAGCGGCCCTGGTTTTATTCCATGTCCCAATGGTGCAAAAGCCAAAAACACAATCCCCTTTTCCTTGCAGAATTCCAAAAGTTCCGTTTCTGGCAAATACGGATGCGACTCGACCTGAACCACCGCAGGCTTAATTCTCGCTGCTTCATAAATAGGCAATAATTCGTTTAGGCTGATATCGGACAATCCAATAGCCCTGCATCTGCCACTGTCAACAAGCTTTTCCATTGCCCTCCACGTATCAAGTAAAGTAACCTCACGATCGTAAATAACATTACCGTTTTCATCCCGTGGATCCTGCTCCGCTCCCGGTTGAAATGCGAACGGAGTGTGAATGAGATAGAGATCCAGGTAGGTAAGGCCAAGTCTGTTCAGACTTGCCTGAAATGCCGCCTCCACGCGATCAGGCCGATGATTCGTATTCCACAACTTTGTGGTCACAAATATCTCTTCGCGGCTGAGACCTTCGGCTGAAAGTCCTGCCTGCAATGCCTCTCCTACCGCGCTTTCATTTCGGTATCTTTCTGCGCAATCAAAGTGTCGGAATCCAGCTTTTAGTGCATCTCTGGTAGCACTTATAGTCTCTGCTGCGTCGGGAATCAGCGTACCAAATCCGAGTACAGGCATGTGGATAGTGTTATTTGTTGTCTCCATTTTTATATACTTTAATCAAATCATACTACAAATTACGGCAGGAAATTTCAGGTAATTGTGTGATCTGCATCACATTCTTTTAGCCTGATTTCATCTTAACTTTACAGCAAAAGAAAACCAAATCAATGTTAACAGATATTATTCGTAAAGACCTGGAAGTTCTCTTTTGCGGAATCAATCCTGGCTTAAAATCAGCGTTGGACGGACATCATTTTTCCGGACGAAATAATCGTTTTTGGAAGGTTTTACACCATGCTGGCTTTACACCTTATGAAATTGACCCTGTAAATGACGCAACTATCCTGGATTCAGGTTATGGCCTGACTACAGCGGTGGCCAGGGCAACAACCCGCGCAGATGAACTTTCAAAAGACGAATTTCAAAACTCTATGGAAGCATTTAAAAGCAAAATGATTTACTTCCGCCCGAAATATATTGCTTTTCTGGGCAAGGCAGCCTACCTGGCTTTTTCAGGGAAAAAGCAGATTTCATGGGGTTATCAGGCCGAAGATTTCTGTGGGGCGAAAGTCTGGGTACTACCTAATCCGAGTGGCTTAAACCGTGGATTTACCCTTAGTGACCTCATTAGTTGTTACAAGGAATTATTTCAACAACTTAAACTATAGCTGACTTTCTGTGTTATAAAAGCGATAAAACCAGCATTATGAAAAAAACAATCTACTTTCTTACTACCTGTGCAATAATATTTGTGAG
The sequence above is drawn from the Pedobacter cryoconitis genome and encodes:
- a CDS encoding TetR/AcrR family transcriptional regulator, yielding MGSKDRIARQKDETRLNILESALEIVKREGWNALSMRKIADRIEYTAPIIYEYFENKEGILIELTRIGFISLAAEIRLARAEHNKAEEQLEAMWKTYWNFAFKNKALYQLMYGVDMNVCVFKKSLAEAEATDNLFFQVIEKLITVENFTENLVCRKYYTFWSVIHGLISINLVNKGRDEAMNQRILKDAIRGIIKYIEE
- a CDS encoding DUF6010 family protein, giving the protein MKNHIVPEVGMPQIIGAVIIATLYISIFSMVREENRTRMNAVVLAGAGAAYLSSGLGPWEFVFCTIISIVAYKGLTRNYMIGIGWLLHTGWDLVHHLYADAIVPMDPASSFGCMICDPIMAIWFFFGAPDIWAVLRKKFGSGKLETYI
- a CDS encoding AraC family transcriptional regulator produces the protein MDEGEKINIYGTRAFTSKFMPLVEQNHSIRYDYDRFLIMRIEEMYPYTNHRVPPTRSLNDIILFITDGEAQMNIGTESYLAVKHNILHIPSGQIFSFEKYDTSKSTNGFLIIFSKGILSGDYDNAGILSASGLLDFAGPPLISLEQESSSFAAQLLERIFKENNENGLTRLEIIRSYFLAFILEIRKESSGDTVLKKSASIKLVKDFINLVTLHVKKKKQVSDYALLLHISPNHLSKVMKKFTNKSPTKWIDEALILEAKVLLFQTNMSINEISFSLGVFDPSYFSRLFKRYEGISPLSFRNEIRKIN
- a CDS encoding alpha/beta hydrolase family esterase; amino-acid sequence: MITKIFLILGILLLLGAVAYFYFVYSPVPAEPQLSGKIHSGKIHVSHQDRNYLTYIPKKLVAKPGIIFAMHGTGMNSVRMREWSGYELDKLADQYGFIVVYPDGYKGNWNDLRKNSPFEAKKENIDDVGFIEALVDRFGKEQHIDPKKVFIFGFSNGGQVAIRLALEKPEMVNAICAISANLPTPETFSFIGKGATSRVMLVTGTEDGINPYLGGPVTLFGIQKVGTAISAKATAEYFVERNATNASPENKVFPSHKVNDPTSVELQRWNSSGKSAVELITIVGGGHVIPQQKFRFPRLMGKTSSNFDAPLEAIKFFGLTDSL
- a CDS encoding winged helix-turn-helix transcriptional regulator, producing MEKSCEGPNITSEDCSALVMAVGDALYAVGGKWKLRVIIGLSGSNKRFNELRRIIPGISARVLSNELKELEMNGFVKRNVYAEDSPVMVEYELTAYSSSLKDVVKSLSEWGIMHRERIKKSRT
- a CDS encoding aldo/keto reductase, yielding METTNNTIHMPVLGFGTLIPDAAETISATRDALKAGFRHFDCAERYRNESAVGEALQAGLSAEGLSREEIFVTTKLWNTNHRPDRVEAAFQASLNRLGLTYLDLYLIHTPFAFQPGAEQDPRDENGNVIYDREVTLLDTWRAMEKLVDSGRCRAIGLSDISLNELLPIYEAARIKPAVVQVESHPYLPETELLEFCKEKGIVFLAFAPLGHGIKPGPLEDPAVLSVAARVGKTPAQVLLAWAIQRGTALLTTPRTAARAQENFDISFLPQDAFDEINSIQTRQRFNAVVKTGVPGFIAKGS
- the mug gene encoding G/U mismatch-specific DNA glycosylase, with translation MLTDIIRKDLEVLFCGINPGLKSALDGHHFSGRNNRFWKVLHHAGFTPYEIDPVNDATILDSGYGLTTAVARATTRADELSKDEFQNSMEAFKSKMIYFRPKYIAFLGKAAYLAFSGKKQISWGYQAEDFCGAKVWVLPNPSGLNRGFTLSDLISCYKELFQQLKL